In Granulicella mallensis MP5ACTX8, the sequence CGGACTCCTTCACGCGCAGTTCCTTCGCATCGCGGATGCGGATTCCATCCTGCGTATAGGGTGCGATGGCGGCGATGACGGGCAGCTCGTCGATCAACTGCGCGGAGAGTGCGCCTGCGATATCGATTCCTTTCAGGCCACCACGGCTGCGATTGACCTGGATGGTGCCGGCCATCTCGCCGTACTGTTCCTGCACGTCGAGCACCTTGATCGTGCCGCCCAGAGCGGTGATGACGTCCAGCAGGGCAGCGCGCGTCGGGTTCATTCCCAGCAGGTCGAGCACAAGGTTCGAATCTTCGAACAGCAACGCCGCGCACAGGAAGAACGCAGCAGAAGACATGTCGCCCGGAACGGTTGCGTCGATGGCTTGCAGCTTCTGTCCGCCTTGGATATACAGGCGTTCGTCGCGCCGTTCGAGCTCTACGCCGAAGGCCCGCAGGGCGTGCTCGGTATGGTCACGCGTGCGAACCGATTCGGCGAAGGAGGTAACGCCCTGTGCCTGCAATCCGGCGAAGAGTACGGCGGTTTTGACCTGCGCGCTGGCGATGGGAGCGTCGAAATCAATGGCCTTGAGCGGAGCGCCGTGGACCGTCATTGGGGCGTGGCCTTCGGTCAACTCGATGCGAGCTCCCATGGCCTCAAGCGGCTTGCGAATGCGCTCCATGGGCCGCACGGTCAGCGACTCGTCGCCGACAAAGGTGTACACGCCCTGTTGTGGCGCCACGAGGCCTGCAAGCATCCGCATCGTCGAGCCGGAGTTGCCGCAATCGAGGTTGTGCTTCGGCTGATGCAGGTTGCCGCCCGTGCCGGTAACGGAGATCGTCCGGCCATCGAGCGCAACCTGTGCTCCCATGGCCTTCATGCAGCCCAGCGAGCTGTGGGGATCAGCACCGGTAGAAAAGTTTGTCAGCCGCGAGGTCCCCGCGGCAAAGCCAGCCAGCATGGCGTAGCGATGCGAGATCGACTTATCGCCAGGCAGGGTAAGAGAACCGCGCAGGCTGCGCGCTGGACGAACGATCTGTGTCGTAGAGGCTGAAGCGTGTGAGACAGAGGACATACTTTTATCTTAGAGCCAACATATGAACAGGAAGTAGAAAACAGGAGACGGGAAAGGTAACTCTCGCTCTGTTTCCTGTTTTCTACTTCCTGTTTCCTGCTGCTTAGTGTCCCGGAGGATTCTCCGGCATGATGCGAATGTCTTCTACGCCGCGATAGCGCTCGGCGTAGTCCATGCCGTAGCCGATCACAAAGCTGTTGGGAATCTTGAAGCAGACGTAGTCGGCTTCGATCGGCACGAGACGGCGCTCAGGCTTGTCCAGGCAGGTCGCAATCTTCAGCGAGGCGGGCTTGTGCTGCAGCATGAGGCCGCGCAGGTAGCTCAGGGTCAGGCCGGTGTCGAGAATGTCCTCGACCAGGATGACGTGCTTGCCTTCAATGGGGTTGTCAATGTCCTTGATGAGCTTGACGGCGCCGGAGGAGACACGGGCGCGGCCATAGCTCGAGACGGCGACGAAATCGAAGGTGTTGTCCACCTCGATCGAACGGGCGAGATCGGCGAGAAAGATGGCCGCGCCCTTGAGCACGCCGATCAGCACAATGGCTTGTCCGGCATACTCCTCGGAGATTTCTTTGCCCAGCGCGCGAACACGCTCAGCGATCTGTTCTTTTGAAAAGAGGACTTCCATTGTTCCAGGCGGCACAAACTCGGGCAGATTCGTAGACATGGGCGTAGGTTAGCGCGAAAACATGCTGAGGAAAACGTGTGACTATCTTAAGCTTGACGCTATCCGAACGAGAGTTTGCCCCTCCTCCCGATATACTCGAAGACGACATGTACCCGTTTATCAATATTGGTTCCTTCCATATCGGAACGTTTGGACTGCTTCTCTGGCTGGCGGCCGTCTGCGCCACCGTCGTACTGCATAAGAACTTTGTTCGCAACGGCGTAGACGCCGACGCCCTCACGATCGTCGCCCTGGTCACGCTTGCCGGTATTCTGGGCGCAAAGACCTGGCACGAGCTGGAGAATCCGCGCGAACTCTACCTTGCCTGGCATCAGATCATGCTGCCGGGATGGCATCATCCTGTGGATATCCTTTTCGGCTTT encodes:
- the aroA gene encoding 3-phosphoshikimate 1-carboxyvinyltransferase; the protein is MSSVSHASASTTQIVRPARSLRGSLTLPGDKSISHRYAMLAGFAAGTSRLTNFSTGADPHSSLGCMKAMGAQVALDGRTISVTGTGGNLHQPKHNLDCGNSGSTMRMLAGLVAPQQGVYTFVGDESLTVRPMERIRKPLEAMGARIELTEGHAPMTVHGAPLKAIDFDAPIASAQVKTAVLFAGLQAQGVTSFAESVRTRDHTEHALRAFGVELERRDERLYIQGGQKLQAIDATVPGDMSSAAFFLCAALLFEDSNLVLDLLGMNPTRAALLDVITALGGTIKVLDVQEQYGEMAGTIQVNRSRGGLKGIDIAGALSAQLIDELPVIAAIAPYTQDGIRIRDAKELRVKESDRIALVVKNLRAMGAEVTEHEDGMDVPGGQRLRGGIVDSGMDHRIAMAFSIAALRAEGETEIHGAEAASISFPEFFTYLDELAVR
- the hpt gene encoding hypoxanthine phosphoribosyltransferase; the encoded protein is MSTNLPEFVPPGTMEVLFSKEQIAERVRALGKEISEEYAGQAIVLIGVLKGAAIFLADLARSIEVDNTFDFVAVSSYGRARVSSGAVKLIKDIDNPIEGKHVILVEDILDTGLTLSYLRGLMLQHKPASLKIATCLDKPERRLVPIEADYVCFKIPNSFVIGYGMDYAERYRGVEDIRIMPENPPGH